The following nucleotide sequence is from Aspergillus nidulans FGSC A4 chromosome I.
TTCTTGAAATTCTTTGCCAAAGTCATACTGGATCACACCGCCGTGTCCAGCGCCCTGAGATGGACTGACGACAATGTCACCCAGGCGAATATCACGTTTTGAGCTCGGTACACCACCACCCACACCAACCAGAAGACCGAATCGGATCTTAGGAAATCTGTGCAGCATATCCCTGGCGATGCTTGCAGCAGAGGATGTGCCATATTCTCCACCAGGCAGGACAGCTATGACAACGTGGTGGCCTCCGATCTTGCCTAATGTGTAATCATTATTGTCATTAGGCGCCAGAACGTCAGGTCGACCGAACTCGTGGTCAAGAAATCTTTGAGCAGCGACATGTTCTGTCTCTATGGCACAGATCCAGCCAACCGTATAATCCTGTGGGTCGGGCATGGTAGGAGTTGAAGGATAAAAATTTTCTGATATATTTCGAAGGATGGGTTGGTTCGAGGCGCGGTTGATGAGCAGTGACTGAGGGGCAATGAGGGTATCGAGCTCAGCCTCATATAGTGGCTCTGCCATAATAACTCGGGCTAAATGGAGCGGAAGACGTAGGAAGGCGAGGCTGACTCAGGAGCGCCATGAAGGTGGCTAAGCGCTTGGGGTTGGAGTTGTGATCTTCCGCTGGCGAGGGCGCGTTCTACACGTAACCAGCTGTCAATTCTGCTCCATTTGATTGGACTCGATTGGTGAGAGGTAGTAGAAGCGAATAGCTTCAAGCTATCAAAGCAGGGAATCCTGGCCTATGAGGCCGATGGTGAGCCTTCTTATTCGATTTCAATTTTTTCACGTGAGCTGCAGGACTGCTAATATAATGACTAGTCTCGTACTGTAACCGAAGTCTGGTCAACAGCGTTGAGATGGGAAGGACCATACAATACAACACCCTGGGTCAATGTGTTTGAAACGCGCGCATCTGTTCCCCGCGTTTAATCTAGACATGTTCGTCAAATGTGGACTCTGAAGCACAACGACTATAGGTTGAATAGCAGTCGAAGAGAATAAGCTGCTAACAGACCAATGGTAAGAGCGCCTTCAGGTCCTATCCTTCCACAACAACTCGTTGGCGCCCGTTTGTAGATAGTTCTGTCATAACTGGTGATACCACAAGTTACATACCCAACGAAAGCATACCACAACTCTACCAGGAGTACATTCGCTGTATAATGGTAATTGTTATAACTGATATCCGGTCAGGATTATTTTCACGAAAGGACAGAATTGTCTTCTAACTGCCAAACCTTCTGCAACCTCAAATATAGGGCTTGTTCCGGGCTAGCCTTACCGTACTAGGTTAGTACCTAACTGATTTTTAGTAAAGCCGTCTGCTGACTGTTTAACGTTCGATTGCATGCCAATTACCATGTTCCCGCTCCCGCGCCCAGGCGTCGAACCCAATAGAGCAGTTCTGGCGACCTCTGTAAGACAGCTGAGTATGGGCGCAGAGCAGACTGTGGCCAGATCCACGAGAACGGCTGCCTGATTGACTACTAGATGATTGAAAGCATTGCGTGTCGTGATGTACGGTCTCCAAAAGGTCGAAAGCAGAATCTGGTAAGATATTCAGGACTCCTATCGTGAAGTATATGGAATTACATTCAAGAGAAAGGGCGATCAATCTGTCCTGATCACAACGTCATGAAGATATTAAAAACATTGGCCAGTTCATCGAGAGAAACCTTCTCCGTGCAGTCGTAGAGATCTCGTCTTCGCTGACTTTCACCCCCGAAAGCCTGGGTAACCGTTCCAAAGGGGGATTTCGTGGACGGCCCGTAGCGCCTTGCTGTAAAGCCTTCTGTCACAGTTGCTCGAGTGATAGCGGGCCAAGGAGCCTGCCCGTGGCAGAATTTGAAAAAGTCTTCAGCAAACGCAGTTCCAACTGCTTGCTGTTCTGCCGACAAGAACTCGCGGAAATTCTGGAAGAGGTACGAAACGTCGAGAATGTGGTTTGTTCGGCCTTTCCACTGTCCTTCCCATGGGTTTCCCTCGTTGAAGTAGTAAACGTACGCGtttcctttccatccttgcGCGAATGACAGAACAGGGGTGAAGAACAAGACGTCATTGATATAGTTCAGAACGGCAGGGTAAGCGTCATCATCGCTGGCACTTTCATCAGTAATGCCGTACGATTTCAGGATTTCGTCGACCACGGCCGGTTGAGACTGGAGCGCGGTCTTCAGAGCCATAATGAACTTTCTGGCGCACCCAATCTTGGTATGCGGGAATAAGAATGCGATGATGCTTGCCTAGAACGTGATTAGTCCAGATTTGGTACCATATATGATGCACTTACATCCATCTGAGAATCTCCAATCATGAGGTCGATGCACCAGTTCTTCCCTTTTGGGACGTCCGAGGTTGTACTTCCTGTGTGCGCGTGCGAGGGTGCGGCTGGAACAACGTCACCGTCAATCGCAGGAGCGGCAAGAATAGATGGTGGCAGTTGAGAGACAATGTCAGAGCCCGGCCTCTCAAGCAAAGCTTTGATCCTCTCAGCAGGCGTTGCATCCAACAGCCCCAGAGCGGAAATTGCTTTCTGATAGTTCTGCTCGTGTGCGTCGTAGGGCAACGGCTGGCTGAGGAAGTAGGTCCCGCTCATTGCGATGGCCCTCTTGAAAAGTGGTTTCTCGGAATTCAAGTGGTAAGTGACGGATGCTGGAGGAAAGTTAGCTCTTTCTTTGGCAGACGAAAGTGTATTATACCTCCGCCTGCACTCATTCCTGCCACATTTATATTATCAGGATCGCCACCAAACTCGTGGATATGCTTCCGGACCCATTCGATGGCCACCCGCTGGTCTCTAAGACCATTGTTTGCTTTATATCCAGCATTACGCAGTTCTTCAGATGTTAGGAACCCGAAGGCTCCCAGTCGATAGCTAGCGAAGTTAGTGCCAGTCTATGTATATAGTCAGATACTTACTTGATGGAAACTGCAACTATGGGtagcttcttctcgaccgAGAGCTGAACGAATCTTGCATAATCGAACTGGGGCCAAGAATTGGCGCCGATGACGAAACCTCCACCATGTATGAACACAAAGACCGGGAGTCGCGAAGTAGGGATCGCGTCAGAAGGGACGGCAATATTCAAATTCAAGCAATCCAAGTCCGATTGGGGAAGGTCCTTCTTGGGCAGAGTATGTTGGACATGCGTCAACTCAAGATCACAACCAATAGGAAGCGAGACCGCAGTAGGACTGCTATACTGTTAGTCGCAGTCTGTAAGCTCGTCTAGGACGTGCTCACCCGTCAATCGTGGCATTCAGAGCATCGCCCTCATGACTGTCGATTGGCACTGCGTCTGCCAATCTGTCTTTCAGTGTGGCATATTTGATCCCGAGATACTGCGTGACTGCGTCGCTGACCTTTCCTTGAATTATTCCAAAACTCGTGgtcttaagtacagctgccaTTCTGAAATCACAGTAGCTCTTGATTTGACCTGATGCTTGGTAGAAGTTTGCTCAACTAAGAAGACTTCGAGATGCGGGGGATGGTTCCTGACGCAGGGGCGGGGAAAATCCGGCTGCCCCACCAGAACGCGCTCTCCAGATGTCCCCTAGGATCTGGAGACGGTTCACCAGCCAAAGAGGTATTGCCAATGCAAGTTCATTGTTTATTTTCAATAAGCCGTCGTTCTTGATATCTGAGTATCCTTCTGCTTATTCCCTATTTGCCTCCCGTGCTTATGGAAGTATATTTGACCGTGCCCTCTCTTTGCGACTCTCGGGATTCCCCCATGACCACCGTTCACATTGTGGTCGCGGGGAAAGCTTCCTGGCTGGAAAGTTCTGGGCCGTACTCGATAACGAGGTGCATGGATAGATGCACCGGCCTAGACCGTTGCCTCTCAGTCCTGAAAGTGTTCGACAGAACCCGGCGGAGAGCGGCCTAAGAGCATGGGCAGTTAGCGTGTGAATCGATCACGGGTCACAGGAATAGCTAGCACACTCATTGATCAGAGGATAGTCCAGCATGCTGATGTTCTTTGCGGGACGGATGAATAGTGAGGAGGATTAGTGCGTTGTAGAGTCGAGGGAAGGTAGAGTGAGGAAGTCATTCGAGCGGGGAATTGCAGCAAGTCTCATGCGCCTTCCACCTGACTCTaccacttcttctcttccaacccAACACTCATCCACACTAAAAACAGACATGAAAACACAAATTAACCGATGAGAGATAGACCTGTTGGCTGCGGCAGTCCAAATCGAGATGCAGCATATCAGACCTTTGACCTGTTCCCCCGGTATTCAGCCAAGGCCGAAGGACTAAACTACCTAACTAACCATTTCGAGATCCTGCTCTGGAGATTAATCGATGAAGTTAGTCTGGTAAATCAGTCACAAGTTAACACTCTGTCACTGTATGTGACCCGGCtgtgaaaaaaaaaaaaaaaaaaaaaaaaaacctcaGCGCTACAGAGCACATtcaggctgctgctgctgatgtccCCGCGATGGTTACACGGTCTGAAGGACTGCCCTAGCCTTTGCGCCATATCAGCATTATCAAGTACGAATCTGTGGCTAGTCTGGTGCCTGAGCGAACAAAAGCTTGAGGGTTCTTCTGTCTTGTATCCACATTGAAGCTATCACTGCCTTGGCAGAAATGCGGACAAACCTTGCAATATTTGAATGTTCTCATCAGTTGCAGCACAAGGCCAGCCCACGCCTCTTTAGGTAGACGGACAAATCCCAGGCTGGCCAGTCTTGAGGTTGCAACGGCGGGCTTTTTATCACTCGACAGACAGACAGGTTGGCTGCTGATCAGGGTATAATAATGTTTTTAATCTAATATGTTCTGCAGGGGCCGAAAGCGAGCAAATCATATCTCATGATCAGTGTCCGCCACGGCGCTAAGGTACGCCGACAAAGAACCCCTGGGCTAGAGCCGAGTTAGGGACTcgctgcaacatcagcaggCCTTGCTAGTGGGTGTGATTGGGTGGTAGCATCAAGAGATCGCGGTGCAGTGCTTAAATAGGTCTTCCATCTCTCGGTCACGGCCACTTAATGcgctcttccatcttccgaAGCAGTATGTCCTAACTGCCTGCTTCTTGGAGCAGTGACCAATTATGAAATTTAGTCAGATTTTGACTGGGCTCGCCGGAGCGTCCAGCCTCTGCTCGGCCCTGGCTGCATCTACTTCCGCGCCATATGGACTGAACCAGGGGCAAAAGATTCGGCATAACAGTGCCACAGCGGCCGCTGCTGTATGCAGTGCAGATGATGCGACGTACAGCTCAGAGAGCATGCCAGCAGGAGAATACACGGACTGGGGCGCACTCGGGCTCGACGATGTGACTTCCGGACGACAGTACATAACAATTGTTAATTTAACCCCTCATCGGTTCAAGCTGGACAGCACGCACTCATACCAGATGGATATGTTTGACTGGGGCGATATTCCACCTGGCCGCGCCAGACAAAATATTGCCCACTACTCGACTAGGTTGACAGCAAACCCCGTTGACACCGGCGGCGAAGCTTATTACTCGATTGTAGGCACAAGCAAGAAATTCGAGATTCGAGCAACAACTCACGTTCCGCATATGTACTGGCGCCGTACAGTCATAGATCTGAGTGATATGGGGCTAGGCCAACGCGAGTACCTGGATCCTAGAGCGGAGGTGCCGGTTACTTTGGTCATCACGGGCAGTGACAGCTATGGATTCATGGCGTCACTCACTCATGGCAGCGGTAACTGGATGAAGCAAATGTACCGTGTGATCAAGGACAGGCCGCTGCAACATCTTGTCATGCCCGGCACGCACGACTCTGGCATGAGCACCATCAGCGGTAAGATCGTCTCCATAGGCAGCGAGGCCAACACACAAACCCAGGGCCTCAACATTTACGACCAGCTTCGCGTGGGTGCACGATGGTTCGACTTACGCATCATGAGTGTTCACCAATCTGATCCGAGCAGTTACGAGTTCTGGGTGGCCCACGTCAACGACGAGACGGCTGATGTTCCTGTTGGGAATACCGGCGAAAGCCTAGCTGACATCATTAACGAAGTCAACCGTTTCACTTCAGAAAACCCCGGAGAGATCATATTTCTGAAATTGAGATATCTCATCGGTATCAAACGGCTACCAGGCGGTGCGATCCGGTGGAATACAGCGATTGCCAACAAGTTTTTCAGCGAACTCAAGAAGATTAACAACCGCTGTCCCAACCTCGATACGACGACCAAGTTTCAGCGCCAGAAAGCATCCTACTTCATGGATCAGAACGACGGCAAGGGATgcgttctcttcctcctcgacggcTCCAATATTCCCTCCGGCGTCCCAAGCTCTTCACCTTCTGACGGCATCTATCCAGCGTCGGCCATGACCGTCAATGACCATTGGTCAAACCTCGCCACGACACAGCCAGTAGCCGAGGATCAGATCGCCGTATGGTCAGCAATCAACCGTGTCTCGCCGTTCACGAACGACCAGTTTCTTATCAGCCAGTGGCTTGTATCCGCGGACGCGCTCCAAACAACCGCTCTAACTATCCAGAATATCGCCATCATGCCTACGAATCCAGCATTGTACTGGGCGGGAGTGAATGCTATGAGCCCCACAAAATGGCCGAATGTCCTTCTAGTTGACTATATTGGCGTGGTGATCACAGACCAGTTTGCTTGGAATCAGCTCAGTGCTGAGCTTTATACCCTCGCTATCGGACTGAATCTGTATATGCTCAGTGAGAACTGCGATGTGAGCGGGCAGCGGTCTCCGCTCCTTCCGCCTGTAGCGGAAGCGTCAAAGACATTGGCTGTAAAGAGTGCACTTCAGAAGATAGCCCCGTCTTGGAACGGGATTATCTTTGCGAACGGGACCATTATTGATAAACCACCAAGAAATCTGCACTATGGACGcatggagctgctgaagaacggGACTGTTTTTGGAAACGGGACTGTGCTGGAGAAAGATGTTCCTAATCCTTATTTGTATTCTGTATTAGCTTAGCTGTTGCTGTAAGTGGTCATTACTCTTATCTGCTTCATTAATATTACTATGCAACGAGCTATCATATAAGATTCTTCGCACAAACAAAGTTTAGTGCTTGGTAAAAAAGCTGGGGTAAGCATTGGAACGGATGGTGTTGGGGCCCCCCAGCCATATATATACAGTGCCGCCCCGTCTAGTCGATACAAGTCATCCCAGCAAAAAATATCGCCTATCCGAGGTTATCGCCAAGGTGAAgtttttattattatctaAACATTACTAAGCCAACTATCTAAGGTGCCCTGAGCCCTCGCTGTAATAATTTCACCCTCTAAATCTCGCTCTAACCGCTCAAGTGATCTAAGAATAGGTGCTTTAGATGCATCCTGACCCTCCATATAAGATATCAGTAGTCTtacagcatcaagagcatcctgaggctttggaagagGCGCTGGCTCAGCTGTATCATCATCTAGATCGTCCGAATATATATCTGTACTCCCAGAAGCCTCAGTAATTAGCTGCTCAAGTAATACCTCGGAGAACATCCCATTACTAGAGCTAGTAGGCTCTTGAGACTCCTCTGCAGGGttaagaaagaaggagatatcCATACAATCTGATAGATTCCCAGATTGCTGTACCTTCTTATATAGTGGTTTTAGATCAGGTGCTTCAACTGGAAGCTGTATAGGATCTGGAACCAGTGTGCTCTTATAGAAGCAGGCAAGGATAGTTGAGCTTAGGACATCATGATGCCAGGACCGTACAAGCCAGCGTATGCAGTCTAGAATCGTCACAGATTCTAGTGGATCCAGGTCCCTCTCATAGTGGGAAAGCATATATCTTAACCACTGTTTCCGATAATatatcttcaggttctggataatACCCTGATCGAGAGGCTGGTACCGGCTTGTTGAATTCTTTGGCAGCCAGCAGATGCGTATATtaggaggaggtggtgctaGCTCTAGGCCAGAAAGATGCGCAGGGAGGTTGTCCATTGTAAGAAGGATTGATCGCTGGCCGATATGTTGATAGAACTCCAGGAGCCATTCACGCATAATAATTTGGTTCATCCAGGCATTCttgttccattgccatcGAATTCCAATTGCTGAGGtattgatattgcgaagagctcgtggcTTATGTGCCTTCCCAATTACCCAGATTGGTAATCGATCGGTCCCAGAGGCATTGACACAGCATATCATAGATATCCGAGTCTTATCCTTCCTAATTCCAGGCCTATTAACGGAAGATAGGCTCTGTGAAGGAGGCATAcgccagaaaagcccagtttcatccatattatagatatcatcctcattatactGGCCAGCAATCGTACGTATAGCCTTCATCCCTTCCTCAGCATCTTCTAgtactgagccagcttctccgtggTATGTCCGCTGCTTGATATTATAGCGTTGTTTGAATCGATGTAGCCAACCACTACTGAAAGCAGGTGGGGGCTGGTCACGATACTGGGGTAGAGAACTCCAGATTTGGCGTGCTTTTTCAATAAGAATTTCACCACTGATATATGCCCCTTTGCAATCAAGTGTATGATGCCATTCATAAAGGATAGCCTCAAGGTCTTGCCACTGGCCAATACCTTTGCGAGTTGCCGAGGAAGGATTGCATTCCGAGTCAAGATAATGATATTGTGggctgaggatatcagagacaGTAGACTGGCTCAAGCGATGGTTATAATGAGCTTGAAACCATGCTATACAGGCCTTTTGTGTTGGACGGCGAGACTGGCTATGAACCCAGTCTCTCAAAGCCTTCCGCTGGACGTCAGAAAGCCTTTTCGGTGGAGCCATATGATTGGGTAGAATAAGGTTTCCACTAGGATGAGCTTTTCAAATCGACGATATGCTTGTCGATATATCGGGGATCGGGGTTACATAGTAAAGCGAGGTAAATTTATATGGGATGGAATTCATCCCGAGATGAGATATCGGCTAAGCGAGTATCGGCTTGGCGGGGCCGCACTGTATATGGGCCCTAAAGTGCACACTTTATGCGCTTTCTTTAGTCGTTATTGTAGCCAAACGCCACGGGTGCCAGCTGTAGCCGTAGGACTCTAGAGCAGACTTTGGATCGCAAGAGTACTTATACAGAGATTAAATGGTGATATTCAGTTAGTTGGAGACTCACCTGGGCACCCTGTCGATCAGACCCCATTGGCGCCTCAGAAATGAGGCCATAAATGTAAACAAAAGAATTTCAGGAGATCCGCAATTCGAACGATCGCGACCCTCCGCGACGGCGAGGCCATCTCAACTCTCAGGGTTCCACTCTACAAAAAGAACGAACTCCAAGGCAAGCCTCCCAAACAATTGACTCAGCCTTCGAGGCCCCATCCACCAACATGTCCACCGTGACACCCCCGGCGTCGAGCTTCACCATCGACACCCCGACAATCCTTTGCATCCTTTTCGCCCTCTCCTTCATGCCTATCGCCTACGTCCTTGGAAACAATCTGatcccctcctcccaaaCGCGCAaccgcatcctcttctactGGCACGCCTACGATGCCCTAACTCACCTCTTCATCGAGGGCTCTTTCCTTTACGAATGCTTCACCAGCTACGCGACTTTGCCCGCTGGGTTCGCTGCGCCAGAACCGGCATTCCTCGGTATCAAGGATAGAGTCTACGGAGCTGCACATGGATCAGCACCATCCGCGAGGCTCTGGCAGGAATATGCGAAGGCCGATAAGCGCTGGGCGACGGCAGACGCTACTGTAATTTCCTTGGAACTCCTGACAGTCTTCCTGGGCGGTCCTGCAGCGATCTATGTCTGTTATCTAGTGTGGCAGTCGAGTTGCACACAGCCGGCCCCAAAGCCGACCTCGTCTAAATCCTCTTCACCAAAATCGACGTCCAAATCGTCTGCCGCGAAGCTGGAAAGCCAGGGCGCTTCCAAAGCAAAATTATGGCTTGTGGCCACGGCTCTCGCCACGGCGGAGCTCTACGGCGGGTTCATGACTTTTGTGCCGGAGTGGTTAACCGGCTCGACGCAGTTGGATACGAGCAATGCAGTTTATTTGTGGTTTTAcctcttctttttcaatACGCTCTGGGTTTGGATTCCGCTTTGGGTGCTTTGGGAGGCGGCTAAAGAGGTTAAACGGGCGTTTGTGCTTGCTGAGGGGgtggaaggaaagaaggtcAAATAATATGGTTTTCGGGTCGTATATTGAATTTTGTGGGAATGGTCTGTTGATATCTACTCCGAGTATATATGCTATGTCCAGATCTTAGTTATATTCAGTTGCCGTAGATCTATTGTGTAATGTACTTCGCTTGCAGAAAATCAAGCGCTCAAGCATCCGCAACCTTGATACCGTAGCGTTCATATGGGAAATTCTCCAGTGTCGTCAGCAATTCCGCGAATCCATCTCCCAGTTTTCCAGGCGTTCCAGCACTGTTAGCCTTCAAcctctcctccgccaactcggtcgcttccttctcagcctcactcttttcctcttctttatGCTCCCCTGTCAGTCCAGCAagcacctcttcctcacgTCCCTTATACGCCTCCAACAATCCCGGATGTGGGACCCAAACAACCCTCATACCCGCGCGCCGgccagcttcaacaccaGGCACCGCATCCTCGAAAACAAGACACTCCTCCGGCGTGATCtccttctcacccttctctcGAAGCCCGGCGTTAATTGTTTCTAGGGCAAGGAGGTAGATGTCCGGTAGTGGCTTTCCTCTACCCTTGCCGATGCGGGGGTCATCGCCTAGCACACGCTGGGACtcagggaagagggagaagagatCCTGCAAATGGCTCGTCTTGAGGTGGTAGTTCCGTGTGTGGCTGGATGTTGCCAGGGCAATGTGCACCGGGTTAGGGCCCTTCTGCGTAGACACGAGATTCTTGAGCAATGTCTCTACGCCGGGCAGCGGCTTGGTCGTCGGGAAGAGTTCTGCTTGTAGCGCTGAGATCCGTGAAACATATTCCTCGTGACTGATAGGGAGTTGCGCCCAATCGGAGAAGATTCTGGCAGCCTGAGAATTCAGTCAAATTAGACCCtgtttcttgagcttctgagGGAGCGGGGCAGATAAGGTGTTGTAGGTTGGTGAGAAGGTTACAGCGTACTTCTGGCTGAGGACGACCCTGCAATTGAGCCTTGATGGACCACGGAAGCGAAGGTTTGCCGAACGAGTGCAGCACCTGATTGGTGATGTCGGTGTAGAGGTCTTCGGAGTCGATGAGAAGGCCGTCCATGTCAAAGAGACACGCCCGTACTGGGGGGAGGCTGGCATTGTTAGTGGGGACTGTTAAGTTTGAGGTATAGATCACTTACTCAGGATTAACGCCAGGCATTGTTTAGAATTTCTTGAAAGTCTCGAGTCGAAAAACAAGTGGCAGATCTAAGGAGTTGCGGAAGCTGAGTTGACTCCAACGAAAGGCTTTCCCCTCAATGGTGGGATACTGGTCGGAATAGATAGCTTATCGATAAGGTACCTTACTGCCTCAGTTATCAGGCGCCACGCCATTTCTCATCTGACGGCGACAGTTAACTCCCCGCAATCACTCTCCGCACCCTTTAACTTCGTCCGTCAAAAGGTGCAAAGAACAATAACAACCATGCCGCCAGACACATCTTCGGCATCAAATGGTAGAGACCTAACCAACCATGCCGGAAGCGACACAGAAAACGAAGACGAAGTCTTTCACGATGCTCGGTTCCcaccggaagaagaaacagtACGCTATCCCCCTACTCCAATTCATTGTCTACATCATATAAACTAACACATTAGTCTGTCAGCGTCTTCTCGCCGAATCGCACAGCCTAAAGGCCGAAGCAAACAACCTCtactccgccgcctcctACTCCCAAGCCATATCCACCTACGACCGCGCCCTGGCCTCCTGCCCCAGCTACTTAGACTACGAGATCGCTGTTGTACGAAGTAATATGTCCGCTTGCTACTTGAAGTTAGGAGATTGGAAGGCTGCTGTCGACAGCGCAAATGCTTGTATTGAGGGCCTGGATCGGGTTGTCCCGCCTTCGCAGCCCGAGGATGGTAAGGAAGGTGCGGCGAAGGAGGCGGATTCCGTGGTGGAAATCCCCGTTGATGACGAGGTCAACGAGCAAGCGGCACTACAGAGGATCAAGGAAAACGACGAGCGGAAACGGGATGTCGCGCGCATTCGGGCGAAGGCTCTGATGCGGCGGGCGAGGGCCAAGAGTGAGTTGGGTGGG
It contains:
- a CDS encoding putative carboxylesterase (transcript_id=CADANIAT00006596), giving the protein MAAVLKTTSFGIIQGKVSDAVTQYLGIKYATLKDRLADAVPIDSHEGDALNATIDGPTAVSLPIGCDLELTHVQHTLPKKDLPQSDLDCLNLNIAVPSDAIPTSRLPVFVFIHGGGFVIGANSWPQFDYARFVQLSVEKKLPIVAVSINYRLGAFGFLTSEELRNAGYKANNGLRDQRVAIEWVRKHIHEFGGDPDNINVAGMSAGGASVTYHLNSEKPLFKRAIAMSGTYFLSQPLPYDAHEQNYQKAISALGLLDATPAERIKALLERPGSDIVSQLPPSILAAPAIDGDVVPAAPSHAHTGSTTSDVPKGKNWCIDLMIGDSQMDASIIAFLFPHTKIGCARKFIMALKTALQSQPAVVDEILKSYGITDESASDDDAYPAVLNYINDVLFFTPVLSFAQGWKGNAYVYYFNEGNPWEGQWKGRTNHILDVSYLFQNFREFLSAEQQAVGTAFAEDFFKFCHGQAPWPAITRATVTEGFTARRYGPSTKSPFGTVTQAFGGESQRRRDLYDCTEKVSLDELANDRLIALSLEYSAFDLLETVHHDTQCFQSSSSQSGSRSRGSGHSLLCAHTQLSYRGRQNCSIGFDAWAREREHANVLLVELWYAFVGRCASESTFDEHV
- a CDS encoding phosphatidylinositol-specific phospholipase C domain-containing protein (transcript_id=CADANIAT00006597) is translated as MKFSQILTGLAGASSLCSALAASTSAPYGLNQGQKIRHNSATAAAAVCSADDATYSSESMPAGEYTDWGALGLDDVTSGRQYITIVNLTPHRFKLDSTHSYQMDMFDWGDIPPGRARQNIAHYSTRLTANPVDTGGEAYYSIVGTSKKFEIRATTHVPHMYWRRTVIDLSDMGLGQREYLDPRAEVPVTLVITGSDSYGFMASLTHGSGNWMKQMYRVIKDRPLQHLVMPGTHDSGMSTISGKIVSIGSEANTQTQGLNIYDQLRVGARWFDLRIMSVHQSDPSSYEFWVAHVNDETADVPVGNTGESLADIINEVNRFTSENPGEIIFLKLRYLIGIKRLPGGAIRWNTAIANKFFSELKKINNRCPNLDTTTKFQRQKASYFMDQNDGKGCVLFLLDGSNIPSGVPSSSPSDGIYPASAMTVNDHWSNLATTQPVAEDQIAVWSAINRVSPFTNDQFLISQWLVSADALQTTALTIQNIAIMPTNPALYWAGVNAMSPTKWPNVLLVDYIGVVITDQFAWNQLSAELYTLAIGLNLYMLSENCDVSGQRSPLLPPVAEASKTLAVKSALQKIAPSWNGIIFANGTIIDKPPRNLHYGRMELLKNGTVFGNGTVLEKDVPNPYLYSVLA
- a CDS encoding uncharacterized protein (transcript_id=CADANIAT00006598) is translated as MAPPKRLSDVQRKALRDWVHSQSRRPTQKACIAWFQAHYNHRLSQSTVSDILSPQYHYLDSECNPSSATRKGIGQWQDLEAILYEWHHTLDCKGAYISGEILIEKARQIWSSLPQYRDQPPPAFSSGWLHRFKQRYNIKQRTYHGEAGSVLEDAEEGMKAIRTIAGQYNEDDIYNMDETGLFWRMPPSQSLSSVNRPGIRKDKTRISMICCVNASGTDRLPIWVIGKAHKPRALRNINTSAIGIRWQWNKNAWMNQIIMREWLLEFYQHIGQRSILLTMDNLPAHLSGLELAPPPPNIRICWLPKNSTSRYQPLDQGIIQNLKIYYRKQWLRYMLSHYERDLDPLESVTILDCIRWLVRSWHHDVLSSTILACFYKSTLVPDPIQLPVEAPDLKPLYKKVQQSGNLSDCMDISFFLNPAEESQEPTSSSNGMFSEVLLEQLITEASGSTDIYSDDLDDDTAEPAPLPKPQDALDADASKAPILRSLERLERDLEGEIITARAQGTLDSWLSNV
- a CDS encoding EXPERA domain-containing protein (transcript_id=CADANIAT00006599) encodes the protein MSTVTPPASSFTIDTPTILCILFALSFMPIAYVLGNNLIPSSQTRNRILFYWHAYDALTHLFIEGSFLYECFTSYATLPAGFAAPEPAFLGIKDRVYGAAHGSAPSARLWQEYAKADKRWATADATVISLELLTVFLGGPAAIYVCYLVWQSSCTQPAPKPTSSKSSSPKSTSKSSAAKLESQGASKAKLWLVATALATAELYGGFMTFVPEWLTGSTQLDTSNAVYLWFYLFFFNTLWVWIPLWVLWEAAKEVKRAFVLAEGVEGKKVK
- a CDS encoding haloacid dehalogenase superfamily protein (transcript_id=CADANIAT00006600), with amino-acid sequence MPGVNPDLPPVRACLFDMDGLLIDSEDLYTDITNQVLHSFGKPSLPWSIKAQLQGRPQPEAARIFSDWAQLPISHEEYVSRISALQAELFPTTKPLPGVETLLKNLVSTQKGPNPVHIALATSSHTRNYHLKTSHLQDLFSLFPESQRVLGDDPRIGKGRGKPLPDIYLLALETINAGLREKGEKEITPEECLVFEDAVPGVEAGRRAGMRVVWVPHPGLLEAYKGREEEVLAGLTGEHKEEEKSEAEKEATELAEERLKANSAGTPGKLGDGFAELLTTLENFPYERYGIKVADA
- a CDS encoding uncharacterized protein (transcript_id=CADANIAT00006601), translated to MPPDTSSASNGRDLTNHAGSDTENEDEVFHDARFPPEEETRLLAESHSLKAEANNLYSAASYSQAISTYDRALASCPSYLDYEIAVVRSNMSACYLKLGDWKAAVDSANACIEGLDRVVPPSQPEDGKEGAAKEADSVVEIPVDDEVNEQAALQRIKENDERKRDVARIRAKALMRRARAKSELGGWANLQGAEEDYKLLAGMENLPPSDRKVVQKALRELPARISKAKEVEMGEMMGKLKELGNGILKPFGLSTDNFKFVQDPKTGGYSVNFSS